The following is a genomic window from Parabacteroides johnsonii DSM 18315.
ACAGTATCAGATATTGGGCGAGATCAACCGTCAACAGCGCAACACGCCGTTGGACCTGAAATCCATTTATGTCCGCAGCGATGCCGGAGAGATGATCCAGCTGGACAACCTCGTCACGCTGAAAGAAGACGTTGCCCCGCCTCAGTTGTATCGTTACAACCGCTTTGTGTCGGCAACGGTTTCCAGCGGCCTCAACAAGGGCTATACGATCGGTGACGGCCTGGACGAAATGGACCGCATCGCCTCGGAGACGTTGGACAACAGTTTCCGTACGGCTCTGTCGGGCGAGTCGAAAGAGTTCCGCGAAAGCTCGTCCAGTTTGATGTTTGCCATGATCCTCGCGCTGTTCATGATCTATCTGGTCCTGGCCGCGCAGTTCGAGAGTTTCAAAGATCCGCTGGTCGTGATGTTCACGGTTCCGCTGGCTATTGCGGGGGCGTTGATCTTTATGAGCTATTCAGGCGTGACCATGAATATATTCAGTCAGATCGGTATCATCATGCTGATCGGTCTGGTGGCAAAAAACGGTATTCTGATCGTAGAGTTTGCCAACCAACGCCAGGAAGCGGGATTGAGCATGGCAGAAGCGATCCGCTCGGCATCCACACAGCGTCTGCGTCCGATCCTGATGACCAGTATTTCGACGATCTTAGGATTGGTTCCGCTGGTATATGCTTCGGGCGAAGGGGCACAAGGACGTATCGCGATGGGTATCGCCGTAGTGGGCGGTATGATCGTTTCGACATTCCTGACCCTGTTTATCGTTCCGGCGATGTACAGCTTTATTTCTACCGACAGACGGAAAAAAGTTGAAAGTTGAAAGTTGAGAGTGAGACATACTCTCATGAGATAAAATTTCAAAATATGAAAAGGATTCTTTTATTAATATGTATAGTATTTGCGGTCGTTCCGGCCGGGGCGCAACGAGTGTTCAGCCTGGATGACTGCATCCAGACCGGATTGGAACGCAATTATTCCATCCGCATCATCCGTAACGAACAACAGATCAGCGACAACAACGCAACTCCCGGCAATGCCGGTTACCTGCCGACCGTCGATCTGAGCAGCGGCTTCAGCGGCACGCTTAATAATAACAATAACAAGTTGTCCGACGGAACGACGGAAAAAACAAACGGTGTCCACAACGAGACGGCAGACGTCGGCCTGAATGTGAACTGGACCGTCTTCGACGGATTAGGCATACAGGCTACTTACGACAAACTGAGAGAATTGCAGAACTTAGGCGAACTGAACACCCGGATGACGATCGAGGATTTCGTCGCCGACCTTTCGAGCGAATACTACAACTTGATCCGCCAGAAGATCCGCCTCCGTAACCTCCGTTCCACATTGGAGCTGTCTCGCGAACGTCTGCGTATCGTGGAAGAACGGTATTATATCGGCTCGATGTCCCGCCTCGATCTCCAGCAGGCACAAGTCGACTTCAATGCCGACAGTTCCAATGTCCTGAACCAGTTGGAACAAGTGCATACTTCCCGTATCCGCCTGAACCGGCTGATGGCATTGGAAGATGTGGAGGAACAGGTACAGATCAAGGACTCCCTGATTACTCCCAACCCGTTTTTAGATGAAGTGGAACTCTGGAAGAGCACGCTTACCTCCAATTCTTCCCTGCTGATCGCCAAGAAGAACCAGGTGATTTCCGAGTTGGACTACAAAAAGATCAAGAGCCGTAACTATCCGTACGTCAAACTGAATGCCGGATACGGCTATACGGCGAACTGGTACGAAGTAGGAACGACCGACCTCCAGCGCCGCCTCGGACTCAACTACGGAGTGACGGTCGGCATCAACGTTTTCGACGGTTTCAACCGGAAACGTGAACAACGGAATGCCCGGATACAGATTCAGAACCAGGAATTGCGTACGCAAGAGCTGGAACTGGGATTGCGAGCCGATATGAGCAATTTCTGGATGGCTTATCGCAACAACCTGGACTTGTGGAGCCTGGAAAAAGAGAATTTAGTCGCGGCACAGGAGAATTACCGGATTGCGATCGACCGCTATAAACTGGGTGACCTGTCCGGTATCGAATTGCGTGAAGCCCAGAACAGCCTGCTGGAAGCAGAAGAGCGCCAATCCATCGCCGAATATTCCACCAAGATATGCGAAATCTCCCTTTTGCAGCTTAGCGGAAAGATCATGGATATGTTCCATGAAAATGATTAACTTTGCAGAGTTAACGATTTATGATTTTAGATTTATGATTTATGATCGAGGTTCACAAATCATAAATCATAAATCATAAATCATAAATCATAAATCATGCGCATCATCCCCAAAGCTAATTCACTAAGAAAAGGCATACTTTTATACAGAGGCATCCGTTACCGCAAAGGCTTCGGGGTTCATTCCCCCTTTGTCTTCAACCTGATCACGAAAGTGATCGAGGAGCGTTGCCAATACTATAGCTTCTACGACATCGAACTGATCCGTAAGCAACTGCTTTTCCAGAATGGCGAGATCACTTATCCCGACCGCCAGCAAAAGGGGAAGATGCGCCGCCGCACGATCGGCCGGATTGTCGAACGCGAAGCGATACGGCCCAAGCACGGCGCCTTGCTTTTCCGTCTTGCCAACTATTTCAAATCGAAGCATATCCTTCAGATTGGCCCCTCTATGGGCCTGTCCACTTTGTATCTGACTTCATATGCATCCGATCTGAAATGTATCGCTCTGGAAAACGTACCGGAGTTTGCCTCCATCGCCCGTATCGCTTTCAGCAAAGCCGCCCGTAACCCAGTCGACCTGCGTGTCGGAGGATATAAAGATTTACTCCCAAAAGCCTTGAAAGACATGGAGCAACTCGATTTTGTCTTTTTCAATACCCTGTATGAGCAGCAAAACAATAGCTGGCTGTTTGAGACCTGTCTAAAACATGTGCACGGCGATACGGTTTTTGTCTTCGAAGGTATCAAAGCCAGCCGCAAAATGCGCGAGTTCTGGCAGAAAGTATGCAGTCATCCCGAAGTAACGGTAACAATCGACCTGTATTCAATGGGAATCGTGTTTTTCAACAAGAAGTTACATAAAAGAGATTATATCGTTTATTTCTGACTCTTTATCCGGACACAAGCAGTTACCCCTAAAAAGGTTGCCCGTATTCCGGCAATATTATTTGAAAATCGGGACAAAAATCGATAATTGAAGATCCCTTGTTTCCGTATTGCCGACTACATGATTCCAATAAATCCGTTTAAATCCATTTTTGTAAGACAGGTCGACCTGAAACCAGTTGAAATCATAACCGACTTTCACAACAAGAGGAATATCGAATTTATTATCCTCCAAATTGGCTTTGGCTTTCGTATTGAAATAAACTGTCGGTTCCACTCCAATTCCGGCCTTTAGCCCTCTCCATAGTTTATAACCGGCGACAACATTCAAAGATAGTCCGTTAAATAATTTTGTATTATCATAAATAGCGCCGCCCGGCTGCTGCTCGCCATAATTAATATCAGGATCAAACCCTTGTTCTTGAAAAGCGATGTTCACTCTCCTCGCTTGATATAACAGAGCAGCATCAATCAAAAAATGATTTTTAAATTCATACTGGATATCTTGGACTCCGATTTAGCATCCAAACTAATAATTCTCAAAAGTAATTAATTATCAGTATAAAAGCAAAGGAATAACATTAAAATCAATAAAACAAATTTGTTGCTGCTATACAATAAATATATCCTGATAAACAATTTACCAGAATGTCAGATTTCCCATCTTTAGATTCATCTATATACATCCTTCAGTTATGTTAAAACTTACAACAACCCCTTTCAAAATGCCAATATACATATCTACATAGTTTTCAGCGATTTAACAGAATATCTGTTTGTTAAAAAATATTACCCTTGCAGGTAATTTGAAATATAAGGGATAAAAATTCAAATTTCATGCACTACTGTTTCGATTTGGACCAACGGATATTTCGGAAAATTACACAATAAGTAAGGAGTAGTAATAAAGCGTCGATCCTGCAATTCTTTCTTTCCGATAAAATAAATAATCCGAATCCTTGCACAAATCCCGGAATCTGACGAATATTGTACTCTTTTTGCAACATCTGGCAAGGATGTGCGATTATATAATAAAACGATAAGTTATTGTCATATGAAAAAGAGCATTATATACACAGGGACCGGCGACAAGGGAACCACTTCCTTAGTTGGCGGCGAACGGGTGTCGAAAGCGCACCAACGTATCGAGAGCTATGGTACGGTCGACGAACTGAACTCGTTTATCGGATTGTTGATCACTTCGCTCGAAGAGAAAGCGGATCAGGACTTCCTGCTGTTTATTCAGCACAAGTTGTTTACGATCGGTTCCTATCTGGCAACCGATCAGGAAAACACGGAGCTGAAAATAGAAAGTAAGGTGATGCCGGAAACGATCACCCGTATCGAGCGGGAAATAGACCGCCTGGATAACGAACTGCCCAAGATGCGCAACTTCATTTTGCCGGGAGGAAGCCGCCCGGCCTCTTTGGCGCATGTGTGCCGGACAGTCTGCCGGCGTGCCGAACGCCAGATCTACCGTTTGGCAGAGACAATTCCGGTTGAAGAACCTGTCCTGGTTTTCATGAACAGATTGTCTGATTATCTGTTTGTTCTGGCACGTAAGGAATGCATACGGAATAATGGCAAAGAAATTATCTGGGATTATACTTGCATCTAAAGAATATTGTTTTATTTTTGCGGAAAATTTGAGAACCTGACCGCCGTAAGGTGGTTATTAATACTTGACAGCTATGTATTGGACATTAGAGTTAGCTTCAAAACTGGAAGACGCACCCTGGCCTGCAACCAAGGATGAATTGATTGACTATGCACAACGTTCTGGTGCGCCACTGGAAGTGATTGAAAATTTGCAGGAAATGGAAGACGAAGGTGAGATTTATGAATGCATGGAAGATATCTGGCCCGACTATCCAAGTAAAGAAGACTTTTTCTTCAATGAGGAGGAATATTAATCTCATTTAAATAGATTAAAATTAAGAAACTGCGCGATAAACAAGTATGATTTGTTTGTCGCGCTGGTGTTTTTATAGGAAAGGACTGTTGCTCCACGTTTTATCTTACATAAATGTGTATATTTGCACAAATCATATTGGAAAAATGTGATTTACGAACGAAAAATGCGAATATAATATGGAGATCAAAAGAGATATAATGGCCGCTTTGCTTAAATGGAAGCAGCGACCTGAACGTAAACCGCTCATTATTCAGGGAGCACGTCAGATTGGAAAAACGTGGATCATGCGAAAGTTCGGAGAGGAGTATTTCGACTACGTTGCCTACTTTAACTTCGATGCATCGGAGGAATTATGCCGAGAGTTCGAGAATACGAAAAGCCCTGGACGGTTAATCGATATTCTCCGGCTCTATACGGAATATCCTATCGAACCGGAACGGACATTGATTATTTTCGATGAGATCCAGCAGAGCAACAAGGCTCTGAACAGTTTAAAATATTTCTGCGAAGAAACTCCCGAATATCATATCCTTGCGGCAGGATCTTTATTAGGAGTGTCTCTCTCGCAGGGAGATTCGTTCCCGGTCGGCAAAGTAGAATTTTTGCGAATGTATCCGGTTACGTTCCGGGAATTTCTGCGTGCCGATACGCCACAAATGTACGAATATCTGGAAAATTTAACGGAGATAGCCCCATTGCCCGAAATAGTCATGGGCCGTGTCGGAGAGGCATATCGCCGCTATCAGGTTTGCGGAGGAATGCCTGCTGCAGTTACTGCTATGCTTGAAAAGCGAGGAATACAAGAGATTGAAGATATTCAGAAATCGATTCTGATGGCCTACTCTTTGGACTTTGCCAAGCATGCCCCAGGAAAGGATATTCCGCGCATTGCTGCTATTTGGAACTCAATACCGTCTCAGTTGGCAAAGGAAAATCGAAAGTTTGTCTATAAACTTGTCAAAACAGGAGCGAGAGCACGAGAATATGAGGATGGGCTATTGTGGTTAGAGCACGCAGGAATGATATATCGTATCTTCTGTTCTTCCAAACCTGGTTTGCCGTTGAGTGCATACGACGACCTTTCGGCATTTAAAATCTATCTGTGTGACGGGGGTTTACTTCGTGTCATGGCACAACTTCCGGCAGATGTACTTTGGACAGAAAATCCGCTTTATACTGAGTTCAAAGGTGCAATGGCGGAAAATATGGTGTTGCAGTCCTTCGTTGCGCATTTCGATGCAATGCCGAGATATTGGACATCCGAAGCGACCGCAGAGGTGGATTTCCTGTTACAAAACAATATGTCACTACTTCCTGTGGAAGTTAAAACCGGTATTCGTTTGGGTGGTAAAAGCCTTGGAATATACATTGATCGTTTCGCTGTCGGATTGGCTTTGCGTTTTTCCATGAACAACCTGAAACGAGATGGTACGATTCTTAATCTCCCCATATTTCTTGCAGATTGGACTGAAAAACTGTTAATGATATAAGATTTTTTATTTAAGAAGAATGACCTGATATACAATTTATCTCTTTCTTTTTCGTTTATTTTTTCATAAAGGCGAGTAAATTTGCCTGTTTTTATAGTTGTTATAGCAAAATCGAATGAACAAATATCTCCTGCTTATTATCCTTTTGGTAACCGGCCTCACGGGAGCGCGGGCGCAATACGACTCGCAGTTGAGCCAGTATTTTATGGCGCTGGGTTACTATAATCCGGCATATGCGGGTGTTACGGGAGACTTGAATATGTTGGCAATGTCCCGTTTGCAATATGTCGGGATCGACGGGGCGCCGACTTCCTTCTTCATCAATGCGGATATGCCGCTGAAGATAGGGAAGACCAATCATGGCGTCGGGATGGTCGTCTTTACCGAAGGAATTGGGCTTTTCGTCAATACACATGTCAATTTGCAGTATGCCTATAAACAAAAACTGTTTGGCGGCACACTCAGTATCGGAATGCAGTTCGGAATGGTAAACCAGTCGTTTGACGGAGAAAAGGTCTTTTATCCAACCAGCCAGTTCCACCAACAGGAAGACCAAGCGATTCCAAAAACACAGGCAAGCGGAATGGGCTTCGACATGAATGCCGGGCTTTACTATCACCGCAAGAACCTCTATGCCGGTTTAGGCGTCACGCACTTGAACAAGACAGAGATCTCATTGGACGATTATTCTTCCATGTATCTCGCCAGTACATATAATTTGATAGCCGGATACAATATTCAGTTTCGAAATCCGTTGTATGAATTACAGCCGTCTGTATTCCTGAAAACAGACATGCAGGTTTTTCAAGCGGACATAACCGCCCGGCTGTTTTATAATAAGATGTTTAACGGAGGTTTTTCCTGGCGTGTGAATGAGTCGCTGATCCTGTTGTTAGGAGCCAAGATCGGGAGTTTCCAGGTAGGATATGCGTATGATTTTCCGATCTCTACCATACCCATCTTGAAAGCCACGAGTGGAAGCCACGAGTTGGTAGTGAGCTACAAGTTGAAGTTGAAAAAATCGAAGTCAGGAAAGAATAGACATAAAAGTGTACGTATATTATAGTATATGAAAAAAGTATTGTTAGTACTTGCGGCAGTAACCCTGTTTACCTCATGTGGCAAAACCCTTTCCGGTGGCGGGGGCGAAGTGACGGGGGTACGATCGGTTGCATTTAACGAACCTGCCCCTTACGGGATGGTTCTGATCAAAAGAGGCTCATTCGAGATGGGACCCGCTGATAAGGATTCCTTGTGGGGAATCAATCCGGAAACGAAAGGTGTCTCTTTCGATGCTTTCTGGATGGACGAGACAGAGGTGACGAATGCCAAATACCGCCAATTCGTGTATTGGGTGCGCGATTCCATTATCCGCGAGCGTCTGGCCGACCCGGCTTATGGCGGCAATGACCTGTTTAAGATTACCGAAGATCGATACGGCGAACCGGTTACCCCGCATCTGGATTGGAGCCGTCCGATTCCCTGGAAACGTGCCAATGAAGACGAGATCCGGGCAATCGAAAGCGTCTATACCGTCAATCCGGTGACCGGCGAAAAGACGTTGGACCCGAAACAGATGGTCTACCGTTACGAATGGTACGACTATACGTCGGCTGCCCTTCGCAAACACAACCTGGACCCGGCAGCCCGCGTGCGTAACACCGATATACAGGTCGATCCCAACGAAGTGATCATGATATCCAAAGATACGGCCTACATCACCGAGGAAGGCGAGATCGTGAACGAGACCATCACGCGCCAGCTTAGCGGACCATGGGATTTCCTTCATACCCGTATCGTGAATATCTATCCGGACGAAAGTTGCTGGGTGAACGATTTCAATAATGCTTACAACGAACCTTATATGCGTATGTATTTCTCGCATCCGGGCTATGACGATTATCCTGTGGTAGGCGTTTCTTGGGAACAGGCGACTGCTTTCTGCGTATGGCGCACCAACCTGTTCAAGGAATCTCTGAACTTCCCCAGCGGACAGGCCATCGAACCGTTCCGCCTGCCGACCGAAGGCGAGTGGGAATATGCCGCCCGTACAGGCAAGAACGAAAACAAATATCCGTGGGCCGGTGACGAACTGGTGAGCGGAAAAGGTTGCTTCTTAGGCAACTTCAAGCCGGGCAAAGGCAACTATACAGAAGACGGACACCTGATTACTTCGCGTGTCGGCTCTTTCGCTCCGAACGAATTCGGCCTCTATGACATGGCCGGCAATGTGGCGGAATGGACATCTACCTCCTATTCCGAATCCGGACCGAGCCAGATGAGCGACATGAACCCGGATCTGCGCTACAATGCCGCGAAAGAAGACCCGTACGCCATGAAAAAGAAGGTCGTACGAGGCGGTTCCTGGAAAGACGTGGCACAGTTCATCCGTTCGGATATGCGCACCTTCGAATACCAGAACGAAACCCGTTCATACATCGGTTTCCGTTGCGCCCGCACACAAATCGGTTTTTCGAGAGCAAAAGGTAAAAAATAACGCAGGGGCGGGGTTCGCCCGCCCTCTCTAATTAACGAATATACATTATATTATGGGAAAATATAGAAGATATAAAAACAGAGTAGAAATGTACCTCGCCAGTGAAAAAGGCAAGCGGGTACTGAATTTCTGTTATAGCTGGGGTGCCTCCATCGTTATTATCGGCGCCTTGTTCAAATTGTTGCACTTGCCGTATGGTAACCAGATCCTGTTTGTGGCCATGACGGTAGAGGCATTGGTATTCTTTATCTCCGCATTTGAAAAGCCATTCAATGAATATCACTGGGAAGAAGTGTTCCCGGTATTGAAATCGAAGAATCCGCTCGACCGTCCGGATTTCGCCAATACGCCTATGTCCAATCTGGTCAACTCGCCGGAGAATACGACCGACGACGAGATCGCTGGCGGGCTGAAAATCAATTTAAGCGGCAAGCAGGCTTCCGGACTGGGCAGTCTCGGCCTGGATGTGAGCGAAGAAGATACGAAAAACCTTTCCGACAGTATCAAGAAGCTGAGTGGTGCCGCCGAACAGATCTCCAAAATGGCGGAGCTGACGGAAGCGACGCAGAAATACTTGGAACAGCTTTCGGGCATGTCCGAGAATATGGAGCGTTTCAGCCAGGTGACCCATTCGCTGACCGACGTTTCCGACACGCTCTTGAACTCGTATAAGAGCATTACGGATAATTCGGATGGCATCAACCAGAATTCCCGCGGTTACGTGCAGCAGATGGAAATGCTGAACCGCAACATATCCGGCTTGAACACGATCTACGAGATACAGTTGAAGAGCATCAGCTCACAGATCGAATCGATCGAACACATCAACAGTGGTTTGAGCCGTATTCGCGAAATGTATGACGGCTCCGTTGTCGACAGTTCCGTGTTCCGTAACGAGACGGAAAAGATGACGCGACAGTTGGCCGAATTGAACCAGGTATACAGCCGCCTGTTACAGGCCATGACGGTCAATATGGGGTATCAGCAACCTGCACAGCCGCAGCAGCCTGCTTACCAACAGCAGCAACCGCAGCCCGCACAGCAGCAGAATTACCAGCAGGCCTATCAGCAACCGTACGGATATCAGCAGCAAACTCCGTATACAAACAACCCAATGAAGTAATCGAATATGGCAGGAATAGCAAATAATCCCAATTCGCCCCGTCAGAAGATGATCAACCTGATGTATCTGGTGTTCATCGCTATGATGGCACTCAACGTGTCGTCGGAGGTACTTGACGGTTTCGAACTGGTGGAAGGCAGCTTGCGTACTTCTATCGATAATACCTCGACCCGTAATGAGATCGTCACGGAGGAACTGAAGGCTTATTATCAGACAAATCCCGAAAAAGTACGTGAATGGTACGAAAAGGGGACAAAGGTGAAGCAGGCTTCCGACAGTCTGTACAATTATGTGCAGGATCTGAAAGTGCGTATTGCACAGATTGCCGACGGTAAGGATGCCGATGTCAATAATATCGATCATAAGGACGACCTCGAAGCGGCTTCCCGCGTGATGTTGTCTCCCGTTTCGGGTGAAGGCAAAAAATTGCGCCAGAGCATCGAAAAATACCGGACACTGATGGGCGAGATGGTGGAAGACTCTGCCAAGACGCGCATCATCGAAGCCAGCCTGTCGACGACACCGCCTCACAAGGCTGGTATCAATACCCGCACTTGGGAAGAGGCTTTGTTCGAGAATATGCCGGTGGCGGCGGCTGTCACCTTGCTGACGAAATTGCAAAGCGATATCCGCTATGCCGAAGGTGAAGTGTTGTCGAACCTGCTGAGCAGCGTCGACATGCGCGACTATCGTGTGAACCAGATCACGGCACAGGTAATCCCGGAAAGCCAGATCGTCATGCGTGGCAGTCAGTACAAGGCCAATATCGTCTTATCGGCTGTCGACTCGACGAAACGCCCGACCGTCTATGTGAACGGAAAGGAACTGCCTTATGATGCAAACGGCATGTTTACGGCTGTCGCCGGTACTCCTGGCACTTATCCGGTCAAAGGATATATCGAAATGCCGGGTAGTGACGGCAGCGTGATGCGCCGCGAGTTCGAAAGCGAATATTTCGTGACGGAACCGAGTGCGACGGTAGCGCCGATGCTGATGAATGTGTTGTATGCCGGAATCGCCAACCCGATCCGTATTGCCGTGCCGGGCGTACCGAGCGGTAATGTGACGGCGACCATGACAAACGGGACATTGATCCGCAAAGGAGACCAATGGGAAGCCCGTCCGACAACGGTCGGAACAGATGCCATCGTTTCCGTCCATGCTAAAATGGCGGATGGCCGCAGCGTCGAGATGGCGAAAACGACTTTCCGCGTACGCGCCCTGCCTGATCCGATGCCTTTTATCGAATATAAGGACCAGAACGGCAATATGCGCAAGTTCCGTGGTGGCCAGTTCTCCAAACGGAATTTGGTGGAAGCCGACGGTATCCAGGCGGCTATCGACGACGACTTGCTGAACGTGCCGTTCAAGGTGTTGAGTTTCGAGTTGACTTTCTACGATTCGATGGGCAACATCATTCCGGAAGTCACGCAAGGCAACCAGTTCTCACAGCGTCAGAAAGATTATATCCGCCGCCTGGCAAGAGGCAAACGCTTCTACATTACCCATGTGAAGGTATTAGGACCGGACAACAAGGAACGTATCATTCCGACCGTCGAAGTAATCGTCAATTAACATAACGTAGGGGCGAGGTTTGCTCGCCCCGTAATGTATAAAGATATATGAAACGTTTATATTACATAGCAACCCTCGCCATTGCCCTGTTCGCCTCCGTCCCCATGCAGGCGCAGGAAGAGGCCGGTAACGCCCAGCAACAACAGCAGAGACGCCGTGGCCCCGTATCGAGCCGTGGCGCCCGTGAAGAAGATAAGAAAGAGAGCGGTATGCCCGAACTGACCGTCCGTGCACAGGATATGAACGAACGGATGACGCAGAATATCGGCAACGCCCGCTGGATGCGTGTCATCTATCGCCAGATCGATCTCACGAAAGAGCAGAATGCTCCTCTATACTATCCCACCCAACCGATGAACGGACAGATGAATCTGTTTTCGATCATCTTCCAGTTGGTATGCGAGGGTAAGCTGTCCGCCTATGAATACCTGGACGGTTACGAGGATTTCAGCGACAACCGCAAGCTCGACCTGAAAGTCATGCTGGACCGTTGCCGCATCTTCTATGAAGAGACGCCAGGCAAAGACAACGAACCCGCCAGTTTCGTCGTAAATGAAAGCGATATTCCTTCCGGTGATGTCCGCTCCTATTATATAAAAGAAGCCTGGTATTTCGACCAGAACAACTCCGTATTCGATGTCAAGACACTCGCGATCTGCCCGATCCTGACGATCGTGGACGATATGGGACAGAACACCATGCCGATGTTCTGGATTCCTTATGAAAACCTGCGGCCCTATATCAATACGGCCTATATCATGACGTCCAACATCAACAACGCCATGACTTTCACGCTCGACGATTATTTCCGTCGCCGGATGTTCCAGGGCGATATCTTCAAGACGCAGAACCTGATGAATCAGCCTCTGCAAGCCTACTGCCCGACACCCGATTCGATGAAACGCGAGCAGGAACGTATCGAGAATCAATTGATCA
Proteins encoded in this region:
- the porM gene encoding type IX secretion system motor protein PorM/GldM, whose product is MAGIANNPNSPRQKMINLMYLVFIAMMALNVSSEVLDGFELVEGSLRTSIDNTSTRNEIVTEELKAYYQTNPEKVREWYEKGTKVKQASDSLYNYVQDLKVRIAQIADGKDADVNNIDHKDDLEAASRVMLSPVSGEGKKLRQSIEKYRTLMGEMVEDSAKTRIIEASLSTTPPHKAGINTRTWEEALFENMPVAAAVTLLTKLQSDIRYAEGEVLSNLLSSVDMRDYRVNQITAQVIPESQIVMRGSQYKANIVLSAVDSTKRPTVYVNGKELPYDANGMFTAVAGTPGTYPVKGYIEMPGSDGSVMRREFESEYFVTEPSATVAPMLMNVLYAGIANPIRIAVPGVPSGNVTATMTNGTLIRKGDQWEARPTTVGTDAIVSVHAKMADGRSVEMAKTTFRVRALPDPMPFIEYKDQNGNMRKFRGGQFSKRNLVEADGIQAAIDDDLLNVPFKVLSFELTFYDSMGNIIPEVTQGNQFSQRQKDYIRRLARGKRFYITHVKVLGPDNKERIIPTVEVIVN
- the porN gene encoding type IX secretion system ring subunit PorN/GldN, giving the protein MKRLYYIATLAIALFASVPMQAQEEAGNAQQQQQRRRGPVSSRGAREEDKKESGMPELTVRAQDMNERMTQNIGNARWMRVIYRQIDLTKEQNAPLYYPTQPMNGQMNLFSIIFQLVCEGKLSAYEYLDGYEDFSDNRKLDLKVMLDRCRIFYEETPGKDNEPASFVVNESDIPSGDVRSYYIKEAWYFDQNNSVFDVKTLAICPILTIVDDMGQNTMPMFWIPYENLRPYINTAYIMTSNINNAMTFTLDDYFRRRMFQGDIFKTQNLMNQPLQAYCPTPDSMKREQERIENQLITFEKSLYLQPDTAQLAADTKGKKTKSATVSARGKKTEAAKESKQKEVKVKAPKAQKSAPVRSVRRRR